One Mesorhizobium sp. L-2-11 genomic region harbors:
- the hemA gene encoding 5-aminolevulinate synthase: protein MTGDAGDRADGQGSILVPSNTSYDGFFADAIARLQEERRYRVFADLERIAGRFPNAVWHSPHGPKDVVIWCSNDYLGMGQHPKVVSAMVETASRLGTGAGGTRNISGTSHPLLELESELADLHGKEAALVFTSGYVSNQTGISTIAKLIPGCLILSDALNHNSMIEGIRQSGTEKSIFRHNDVDHLEELLKAAGRDRPKLIVFESLYSMDGDVAPINRICEIADRYGAMTYLDEVHAVGMYGPRGAGIAARDGAMDRIDVIEGTLAKAFGCLGGYITGSAVLIDAVRSYASGFIFTTALPPAICAAATAAIRHLKTSQWERKRQQDRVRRVKAALGAAALPVILSDTHIVPVAVGDPAHCKAASDLLLSDHDIYIQPINYPTVAKGTERLRITPTPCHEDIMIDRLAAALFDVWNRLGLPRNNLA, encoded by the coding sequence ATGACCGGAGATGCGGGCGATAGGGCCGATGGGCAAGGCAGTATCCTGGTGCCAAGCAATACGAGTTATGACGGTTTCTTTGCGGATGCGATCGCGCGTCTGCAGGAGGAACGGCGCTACCGCGTGTTCGCGGACCTTGAGCGCATCGCCGGGCGCTTTCCCAATGCCGTGTGGCATTCCCCGCATGGACCGAAGGACGTCGTGATCTGGTGTTCCAACGACTATCTCGGGATGGGACAACACCCAAAAGTGGTCTCCGCCATGGTGGAGACTGCTAGCCGCCTGGGAACCGGGGCCGGCGGGACGCGCAATATCTCCGGCACCAGCCATCCGCTCCTAGAGCTCGAGAGCGAGCTTGCCGATCTCCACGGCAAGGAGGCGGCACTGGTCTTTACGTCCGGCTATGTTTCGAACCAGACTGGGATCTCGACCATCGCCAAGCTGATCCCCGGTTGTCTGATCCTGTCCGATGCGCTCAACCACAATTCGATGATCGAGGGCATCCGCCAGTCCGGTACGGAGAAGAGCATCTTCCGCCACAACGACGTCGATCATCTTGAGGAATTGTTGAAGGCAGCGGGTCGGGATCGGCCAAAACTCATCGTCTTCGAAAGTCTCTATTCGATGGACGGCGACGTCGCGCCAATCAATCGCATTTGCGAAATCGCCGATCGTTACGGCGCAATGACCTATCTCGACGAGGTCCATGCTGTGGGCATGTACGGCCCTCGCGGCGCCGGCATCGCCGCGCGCGACGGCGCCATGGACCGGATCGATGTGATCGAAGGCACGCTCGCCAAGGCCTTCGGCTGCCTCGGCGGCTATATCACGGGAAGTGCTGTGCTGATCGATGCGGTTCGTTCCTATGCTTCGGGTTTCATCTTCACCACCGCGTTGCCGCCGGCGATCTGCGCCGCGGCCACAGCGGCGATCCGGCATCTGAAAACCTCGCAGTGGGAGCGCAAGCGCCAGCAGGACCGCGTCCGGCGGGTCAAGGCGGCGCTGGGTGCCGCTGCGCTGCCGGTCATCCTGAGCGACACCCATATCGTGCCGGTGGCAGTCGGCGATCCGGCGCATTGCAAAGCGGCGAGCGACCTGCTGCTGAGTGATCACGACATCTATATCCAGCCGATCAATTATCCGACTGTGGCGAAGGGAACTGAGCGGCTGCGCATCACGCCGACACCCTGTCATGAGGACATCATGATTGATCGGCTCGCGGCAGCTTTGTTCGATGTCTGGAATCGGCTCGGGCTACCACGGAACAATCTCGCCTGA
- the groL gene encoding chaperonin GroEL (60 kDa chaperone family; promotes refolding of misfolded polypeptides especially under stressful conditions; forms two stacked rings of heptamers to form a barrel-shaped 14mer; ends can be capped by GroES; misfolded proteins enter the barrel where they are refolded when GroES binds), whose product MAAKEIMFSFEARDRMLRGIGTLANAVSVTLGPRGRNVAIGREHGAPRVTKDGVTVAREIELDNKFENMGAQMVREIATKTSYQAGDGTTTAVVLAHAIAREGAKAVAAGMNPMDLKRGIDLAVEAVVAELKNKATKVTSNVEIAQVGTISANGDREIGRCLADAMKRVGNDGVITVEDGTSLETELEFVEGMQFDRGYISPHFITNRAKMRVEMQDAYVLISEKKLSSLDEILPLLEKVVQAGKPLLIIAEDVESEVMAALVVNKLRGALKVAAVKAPAYGNHRKAMLQDLALMTGGTVISEDLGIKLEHASLDMLGRTKKVMIDKANTTIVGGAGERERIEARIAEIKLELAEATSDFDREKLQERLARLAGGVAVIRVGGATEVEVREKKDRIDDAMNATRAAVAEGILPGGGVALLRAGRALTKLKGSNEDQQVGIAIVRKAITWPARQIAINAGLEGSVVIAGILENDDNAYGYDAQSGVYGDLVSKGIIDPAKVVRAALQGAASVAGLLIMTEAMVAEVPGPPPPELPGHEHHHHDMDLDF is encoded by the coding sequence ATGGCTGCCAAGGAGATCATGTTTTCGTTCGAGGCTCGCGACAGAATGCTGCGCGGCATTGGCACCCTGGCGAATGCGGTGAGCGTCACGCTTGGCCCGCGGGGGCGCAACGTTGCGATCGGCAGGGAGCACGGCGCGCCGCGGGTCACGAAGGACGGCGTGACCGTCGCCAGGGAAATCGAACTCGACAACAAGTTCGAGAACATGGGCGCCCAGATGGTGCGTGAGATAGCAACAAAAACCTCCTATCAGGCCGGCGACGGCACGACCACCGCCGTCGTGCTCGCGCATGCGATCGCCCGGGAGGGCGCCAAGGCGGTGGCAGCTGGCATGAATCCCATGGACCTGAAGCGCGGCATCGATCTCGCGGTCGAAGCCGTCGTCGCGGAACTCAAAAACAAAGCCACGAAGGTCACCTCGAACGTCGAGATTGCGCAAGTAGGCACCATCTCGGCCAACGGCGACAGGGAGATCGGCCGCTGCCTCGCCGACGCCATGAAGAGGGTCGGCAATGACGGCGTGATCACTGTCGAGGACGGGACGTCGCTCGAAACCGAACTCGAATTCGTCGAGGGCATGCAGTTCGACCGCGGCTATATCTCGCCCCATTTCATCACCAATCGCGCAAAGATGCGGGTCGAGATGCAGGATGCCTATGTCCTCATCAGCGAGAAGAAACTGTCCAGTCTGGACGAAATACTGCCGCTGCTGGAGAAGGTGGTGCAGGCCGGCAAGCCACTGCTCATCATCGCCGAGGATGTCGAGAGTGAGGTGATGGCGGCGCTGGTGGTCAACAAGTTGCGCGGCGCTCTCAAGGTTGCAGCCGTGAAGGCGCCGGCCTACGGAAACCACCGCAAGGCGATGCTGCAGGATCTCGCGCTGATGACCGGCGGAACGGTGATCTCGGAGGATTTGGGCATCAAGCTCGAGCATGCTTCCCTCGATATGCTCGGGCGCACCAAGAAGGTGATGATCGACAAGGCAAACACCACGATCGTCGGCGGCGCCGGCGAGCGGGAAAGAATCGAGGCCCGCATCGCTGAGATCAAGCTCGAGCTTGCGGAAGCCACCTCCGATTTCGACCGCGAGAAGCTCCAGGAGCGGCTGGCCAGGCTCGCCGGTGGCGTCGCCGTTATCAGGGTCGGCGGTGCAACCGAAGTCGAGGTCAGGGAGAAGAAGGATCGCATCGATGACGCGATGAACGCGACAAGAGCCGCGGTTGCAGAGGGCATTCTCCCCGGCGGTGGGGTCGCCTTGCTGCGCGCCGGCAGGGCGCTCACGAAGCTCAAGGGCAGCAACGAGGACCAGCAGGTCGGCATCGCGATCGTCAGGAAGGCGATCACCTGGCCGGCTCGGCAAATCGCGATCAATGCCGGCCTGGAAGGCTCGGTCGTCATCGCCGGGATCCTCGAAAACGACGACAACGCCTATGGCTACGATGCCCAATCGGGCGTGTACGGAGATCTGGTGTCAAAGGGCATCATCGATCCGGCCAAGGTGGTGCGAGCGGCGCTCCAGGGCGCAGCCTCGGTGGCAGGCCTCCTCATCATGACGGAGGCCATGGTGGCCGAAGTGCCTGGCCCGCCGCCGCCGGAGCTTCCCGGTCACGAGCATCATCATCACGATATGGATTTAGATTTTTGA
- the dxs gene encoding 1-deoxy-D-xylulose-5-phosphate synthase, with the protein MNAKLHTPLLDKVRIPADLRTLDAGALPQLASELRTELIDAVSHTGGHLGAGLGVVELTVALHYVFNTPDDRLIWDVGHQAYPHKILTGRRDRIRTLRQEGGLSGFTQRAESEYDPFGAAHSSTSISAGLGMAMARDLSGGRNNVIAVIGDGAMSAGMAYEAMNNAGALDARLIVILNDNDMSIAPPTGAMSAYLARLASGKAYLGLRDFGKKLTSYLGERADRAIKRAVEHARGYVTGGTLFEEMGFYHIGPIDGHNLEHLIPVLKNVRDNADGPVLIHVVTQKGKGYGPAEAAADKYHGVNKFDVITGAQAKAPANALSYTKVFAESLVQEGREDDRIVAITAAMPNGTGLDLFGEAFPSRTFDVGIAEQHAVTFAAGLATEGFKPFAAIYSTFLQRAYDQVVHDVAIQKLPVRFPIDRAGFVGADGATHCGAFDTTFLATLPGFVVMAAADEAELRHMVRTAASYNEGPIAFRYPRGNGVGVDLPERGSVLEIGKGRIVREGTKVALLSFGTRLQDCLAAAEELGAAGLSTTVADARFAKPLDEDLIRRLARSHEVLVTVEEGAIGGFASHVLQLLAHEGLLENGLKVRPLVLPDTFVDHAKPEKMYADAGLDAAGIVRTVFVALGRTASAQSA; encoded by the coding sequence GTGAACGCAAAGCTCCATACGCCACTTCTCGACAAGGTCCGCATCCCGGCCGACCTCAGGACGCTTGACGCAGGAGCTCTGCCGCAATTGGCATCGGAGCTTCGCACCGAGTTGATCGACGCCGTGTCGCACACCGGCGGACATCTCGGTGCCGGCCTTGGCGTGGTCGAACTGACGGTGGCATTGCACTATGTCTTCAACACGCCGGACGACCGACTGATCTGGGACGTCGGTCACCAGGCCTATCCGCACAAGATCCTGACCGGCCGCCGCGACCGTATCCGCACGCTGCGGCAAGAGGGCGGCCTGTCCGGGTTCACCCAGCGCGCCGAGAGCGAATACGATCCGTTCGGCGCCGCCCACTCCTCGACCTCGATTTCCGCCGGCCTCGGCATGGCAATGGCACGCGATCTCTCCGGGGGCCGCAACAATGTCATTGCTGTTATCGGCGACGGCGCGATGTCGGCCGGCATGGCATACGAGGCTATGAATAATGCCGGCGCGCTCGATGCCCGGCTGATCGTCATCCTCAACGACAACGACATGTCGATCGCTCCGCCGACTGGCGCGATGAGCGCCTACCTGGCCCGCCTGGCGTCGGGCAAGGCTTATCTGGGCTTGCGCGATTTCGGCAAGAAGCTGACCTCCTATCTCGGCGAGCGCGCCGATCGCGCCATCAAGCGGGCGGTCGAGCATGCGCGCGGCTATGTCACCGGGGGCACGCTGTTCGAGGAAATGGGTTTTTATCACATCGGGCCGATCGACGGTCACAATCTCGAGCACCTGATCCCGGTACTGAAGAACGTCCGCGACAATGCCGACGGTCCGGTGCTGATCCACGTCGTGACCCAGAAGGGCAAGGGCTATGGACCGGCCGAGGCGGCCGCCGACAAATATCACGGCGTCAACAAATTCGACGTCATCACCGGCGCGCAGGCCAAGGCGCCGGCCAACGCGCTGAGCTACACGAAGGTCTTTGCCGAAAGCCTGGTCCAGGAAGGCCGCGAAGATGATCGCATTGTCGCCATCACCGCCGCCATGCCGAACGGCACCGGCCTCGACCTCTTCGGCGAGGCGTTCCCGTCGAGGACCTTCGATGTCGGTATCGCCGAGCAACACGCGGTGACGTTTGCCGCCGGCCTTGCCACCGAAGGCTTCAAACCTTTCGCGGCGATCTATTCGACCTTCCTGCAGCGCGCCTACGACCAGGTCGTCCATGACGTGGCGATCCAGAAACTGCCGGTGCGCTTCCCGATCGATCGCGCCGGCTTCGTCGGGGCTGACGGGGCGACCCATTGCGGCGCCTTCGACACGACTTTTTTGGCGACGCTGCCCGGTTTCGTCGTCATGGCCGCGGCGGATGAAGCGGAACTGCGACACATGGTGCGCACGGCGGCAAGCTACAATGAAGGCCCCATCGCCTTCCGCTACCCGCGCGGCAACGGCGTCGGCGTCGACCTGCCGGAGCGTGGCTCGGTTCTCGAAATCGGCAAGGGCCGTATCGTCAGGGAGGGCACCAAGGTTGCGCTGCTTTCCTTCGGCACGCGGCTGCAGGATTGCCTGGCTGCGGCCGAGGAGCTCGGCGCGGCCGGGCTTTCCACCACGGTCGCCGATGCTCGTTTCGCCAAGCCGCTCGACGAGGACCTGATCCGGCGGCTGGCGCGCTCGCACGAAGTGCTGGTAACTGTGGAAGAGGGCGCGATCGGTGGCTTCGCCAGCCATGTGCTGCAACTCCTCGCCCATGAAGGGCTGCTGGAAAACGGCCTGAAGGTACGCCCGCTTGTGTTGCCCGACACTTTTGTCGATCACGCCAAGCCCGAAAAGATGTATGCCGACGCCGGGCTTGATGCCGCCGGTATCGTGCGCACCGTGTTCGTGGCGCTGGGACGCACCGCCAGCGCGCAAAGCGCCTGA
- a CDS encoding pirin family protein codes for MSFFPGNDPLPGDAFASDQIELMVIPNAKDIGGFQVRRALPTAKRRLVGPFIFFDRMGPAILRAGQALDVRPHPHIGLSTVTYLFDGRIRHRDSLGTEMVIQPGDVNLMTAGRGIVHSERTPQELRGAPMSVSGLQTWLALPDDKEEVDPVFENTAAMRLPEIDADGVSGRVVIGAFSGLRSPVATASDTLYADLSLAPGASVKIPADAEERAIYTLQGEVSISGDRFPAERLLVFRPGDEIVVSSEGGAHFMLFGGASLGSKRYIWWNFVSSSKERIEQAKEEWKTGRFDIVPGDEEEFIPLPDN; via the coding sequence ATGAGCTTCTTCCCCGGAAACGACCCTCTGCCCGGTGACGCCTTCGCCAGCGACCAGATCGAACTGATGGTTATTCCGAATGCCAAGGACATTGGCGGCTTTCAGGTGCGTCGTGCCTTGCCGACCGCCAAGCGTCGGCTGGTCGGTCCCTTCATCTTCTTCGATCGCATGGGACCGGCGATTTTGCGGGCAGGCCAGGCGCTCGATGTCCGTCCTCATCCCCATATCGGCCTGTCGACGGTCACTTACCTGTTCGACGGCAGGATCAGGCATCGAGATTCGCTCGGCACCGAAATGGTCATCCAGCCCGGCGACGTGAATTTGATGACCGCCGGTCGCGGCATCGTCCATTCCGAGCGTACGCCGCAGGAACTGCGCGGTGCGCCGATGTCGGTTTCCGGCCTGCAGACATGGCTGGCGCTGCCGGACGATAAAGAGGAGGTCGATCCGGTCTTTGAGAATACGGCGGCCATGCGTCTGCCCGAGATCGACGCTGACGGCGTCAGCGGACGCGTTGTCATTGGCGCATTTTCCGGGCTGCGATCTCCGGTCGCGACCGCTTCGGACACGCTCTATGCAGACCTCAGCCTGGCGCCCGGCGCCAGCGTGAAAATCCCTGCCGATGCCGAGGAGCGCGCCATCTATACGTTGCAAGGCGAGGTTTCGATCTCCGGCGACCGCTTTCCGGCGGAGCGGCTGCTGGTGTTCCGGCCCGGCGACGAGATCGTCGTGTCGTCGGAGGGAGGCGCCCATTTCATGCTGTTCGGCGGTGCCTCGCTCGGCTCCAAGCGCTACATCTGGTGGAATTTCGTGTCATCGTCGAAGGAACGCATCGAACAGGCGAAAGAAGAGTGGAAGACAGGCCGCTTCGATATCGTTCCTGGCGATGAAGAAGAGTTCATTCCTCTGCCGGACAATTAG
- a CDS encoding DUF2277 domain-containing protein: MCRNIKTLFNFDPPATDDEVRDAALQFVRKLSGTTRPSKQNQHAFDHAVEAIAASARELLDSLETTQHPRNREEVAAKAKARSALRFA, encoded by the coding sequence ATGTGCAGAAACATCAAGACACTGTTCAATTTCGATCCGCCGGCAACCGATGACGAGGTCCGCGATGCCGCACTTCAGTTTGTCCGCAAGCTGAGCGGAACGACGCGGCCGTCGAAACAGAACCAGCATGCGTTCGACCACGCCGTTGAGGCCATAGCCGCGTCGGCGCGCGAATTGCTGGACAGCCTCGAGACGACACAGCATCCGCGCAATCGCGAAGAGGTGGCGGCCAAGGCGAAAGCCAGGTCTGCACTCCGCTTCGCCTGA
- a CDS encoding exodeoxyribonuclease VII small subunit, whose translation MAGESNEDVKAMSFEQALDALEKIVDDLERGDVPLDQSIRIYERGEALKLHCDRLLKAAEDKVEKIRLSRDGKPVGTEPLDAE comes from the coding sequence ATGGCTGGTGAGAGCAACGAAGACGTCAAGGCGATGAGCTTCGAGCAGGCGCTCGACGCGCTGGAGAAAATCGTCGATGATCTGGAGCGCGGCGACGTGCCGCTCGACCAGTCGATCCGCATCTATGAGCGCGGCGAGGCGCTGAAGCTTCATTGCGACCGGCTGCTCAAGGCGGCCGAGGACAAGGTCGAGAAGATCAGGCTTTCGCGCGACGGCAAACCGGTGGGGACAGAGCCGCTGGACGCGGAGTAA
- a CDS encoding histone deacetylase family protein yields MVTRLYTHPIFLEHITPPGHPERPDRLRAIERVLDDEAFAALDRAEAPEGDEATIRYAHPQEFVERVRAMIPDTGIARVDADTTASPKSWQAAVTAIGAANAAVDDVFRGDVANVFVAARPPGHHAEKTTSMGFCLFNTAAIAARYAQRQHQAERVAIVDWDVHHGNGTQDIFWDDPSVLYCSTHQMPLYPGTGAVSETGVGNIVNAPLAPQTGSEVFRDAFLSRILPALDNFAPDLIIISAGFDAHHRDPLAEINLTEDDFDWATGQLIQRAGRHSDNRLVSLLEGGYDLQGLAFSVAAHVGRLMKG; encoded by the coding sequence ATGGTCACAAGGCTTTATACCCACCCGATCTTTCTCGAGCATATAACGCCGCCCGGTCATCCGGAGCGGCCGGACCGCCTGCGCGCCATCGAGCGCGTGCTCGACGACGAGGCCTTTGCGGCCCTTGATCGTGCCGAGGCGCCGGAAGGCGACGAGGCCACCATCCGCTACGCACACCCGCAGGAATTCGTCGAACGGGTACGAGCCATGATACCGGACACCGGTATCGCTCGTGTCGACGCCGACACCACGGCCAGCCCGAAAAGCTGGCAGGCGGCCGTCACGGCGATCGGCGCTGCCAACGCCGCCGTCGACGATGTCTTTCGGGGCGACGTGGCCAATGTCTTTGTTGCCGCCAGGCCGCCCGGCCACCACGCCGAAAAGACCACGTCCATGGGCTTTTGCCTGTTCAACACCGCGGCGATCGCGGCGCGCTACGCGCAAAGGCAGCACCAGGCTGAGCGTGTTGCCATCGTCGACTGGGACGTCCATCACGGCAATGGCACGCAGGATATTTTCTGGGACGATCCGTCGGTGCTCTATTGCTCGACGCACCAGATGCCGCTTTATCCAGGGACCGGGGCGGTGAGCGAAACCGGCGTCGGCAACATCGTCAACGCGCCGCTGGCGCCACAGACCGGCAGCGAGGTTTTCCGCGACGCTTTCCTGTCGCGGATCTTGCCGGCGCTCGACAATTTCGCGCCCGACCTCATCATCATTTCGGCCGGCTTCGACGCGCACCACCGAGATCCGTTGGCCGAGATCAACCTGACCGAGGACGATTTCGACTGGGCAACCGGCCAGTTGATACAGCGCGCCGGTCGCCACAGCGACAACCGGCTCGTCAGCCTGCTCGAGGGCGGCTACGATCTGCAGGGATTGGCATTTTCGGTCGCCGCCCATGTCGGGCGACTGATGAAAGGATAG
- a CDS encoding TetR/AcrR family transcriptional regulator — MGHKPRKEMIAETRAKLVAAARHAFGTVGYAEASMDDFTASAGLTRGALYHHFGDKKGLLQAVIAEIDAEMLARLKIVSARADTLWQGFVDECTAYIEMALEPEIQRIVLRDGPAVLGDPSQWPSQNECIRSMSENLQKLRDEGTIVAVDPEAAARLVSGASLHAAQWIANSENPEATSKKAVKAFNVLLEGLLRQGRSAGRPQAPAEVDKSPA, encoded by the coding sequence ATGGGGCACAAACCACGCAAGGAGATGATCGCCGAAACCCGCGCCAAACTGGTCGCGGCGGCGCGCCATGCCTTTGGCACTGTCGGCTATGCCGAGGCCTCGATGGACGACTTCACCGCATCGGCCGGGCTGACGCGCGGCGCGCTTTATCATCACTTCGGCGACAAGAAGGGCCTTCTCCAGGCGGTCATCGCCGAGATCGACGCGGAAATGTTGGCCCGGTTGAAGATCGTTTCGGCCAGGGCTGACACTCTCTGGCAGGGCTTTGTCGACGAATGCACCGCCTATATCGAGATGGCGCTGGAGCCGGAGATCCAGCGCATCGTTCTTCGCGACGGACCGGCGGTGCTCGGCGATCCTTCGCAATGGCCGAGCCAGAACGAATGCATCCGCTCGATGAGCGAGAACCTTCAAAAGCTGCGGGACGAGGGAACCATCGTTGCCGTTGATCCCGAAGCCGCAGCAAGGCTGGTCAGCGGCGCCTCGCTGCATGCCGCGCAGTGGATCGCAAATTCGGAAAATCCAGAAGCGACGTCGAAAAAGGCGGTGAAGGCGTTCAACGTGCTTTTGGAGGGACTGCTCAGGCAAGGCCGCAGCGCTGGCCGTCCACAAGCACCGGCTGAGGTGGACAAATCGCCGGCCTGA